One Aegilops tauschii subsp. strangulata cultivar AL8/78 chromosome 2, Aet v6.0, whole genome shotgun sequence genomic window, GCAGTACCAAACTAAGCTGGTGGCCTTTGTCTTCTTTTCCGGCACCGGACAGTGGCGAGACATTCCATCCCTGAGTTGGATTAATTTTATACCTGACTTCTCGTCGGAATGGATGGGTATTTCTTCGTGGCGGCAATATGCATATGGTTGCTTTTACTGGTTTGCAGGTTGGAGTGGAAAATTCGCTGTGCTTGACACCCGAAGAATGGAGTTCACCATGGCTGACCGCCCACCCAGAGTTAGTGGTTTCCACAGTTATATGGGCATTGTGGAGGCAGGGGAAGGCATGATTGGGATGTTTGTGCCTGCACATGACAAAGTCAGCCATCATGGACTTGACACAGTTCTCCTGAGATATACCATTGGACGAGACAATGGTGGGAGTTCCACCCAGTGGCAGACGGAGAAGACAATCTCAATAGCTTCTGGCTCCTCGTTCATGGGTTCAATAGGGAGGCACTTGCTCCTGTATCAGTGCGGAAACTCATTGCTCGAGCTAGGTTGTTTCACGCTGGATGTCAAAACTTTCCAGCTTGAGAGGGTATGTGTTTCACGGCTCATTCCTGCCGAGTCACGCGCATATTGCAACTTCCCACCGTCATTATTATTGTCACCGAAAGTGTCAAGTGGTAAACTTTCTCTGGGATGCTAGCTACCTCCTTATCTTCATTGTTATCACTAGCACACAAATTGTCTGATGCTTGCTAGTTCATTATTGTGATCATAATTATTGCTTACATGGTTTaggctaattttttttaaataatacatttttaaAATTTTTTTACAgaaataatacgtagaaaaaaGAATTTACAagaataatacaccgtcggcccactgcaggccgacagagcccagtcggcccacagcaggccgactggAGGCCCATCAGTTTGCTGCTGGCCGATTGGGCTGTCGGCCAGCAGATTCaagcccagtcggcctgcagttggcCGACAGGGTCCAGTCGGCTTGCAGTACACCGATAGGCCTGTAGTGGGCCGACTATGCtcagtcggcctgctgtgggccgactggtgcATGCCTATTTTTAATAATACACGCGAATATTTTTTAAAAGTATATATTTTAACACGTTATGAATACATGGTAACATTTCTTCAAATACATTTTTAATGGAAATACCATTTTTTTAAACCACacaacattttttaaaatgctTTTCTGAAATTTTCATAAACTTTTTTTAGAAACACGCGAATATTTTCTTAAAATGTCATGATCCATCTAAACATTTGTTAACCCACGTGATATGTGAGTATATTGATTGTAATATGATCTTATATTATGAGATGAAGGGAGTACCATTTTGTAGAATGTCATGGATATTTTTTGGAAACACGAGAATATTTCCAGCAAAGGTGACGTAGTACATTCATTTAGTGGCACGAACCATT contains:
- the LOC141041376 gene encoding uncharacterized protein, which gives rise to MALPEIPDELLVEILLRLPAASDLIRASAVCVSFRHLVADGCFLQRFRRLHPPPLLGFLDQHGFHPAVPPHPSAPAARAVASTADFSFAFLPSPARSWSVRDVRDGRVLLDRPCRHGAGKGRTGALFAEMAVCDPLHREYLLLPTIPDDLAASDENPLRIYGQRWGESFLVPDGNDEETPPAEDTVFRVICLAQYQTKLVAFVFFSGTGQWRDIPSLSWINFIPDFSSEWMGISSWRQYAYGCFYWFAGWSGKFAVLDTRRMEFTMADRPPRVSGFHSYMGIVEAGEGMIGMFVPAHDKVSHHGLDTVLLRYTIGRDNGGSSTQWQTEKTISIASGSSFMGSIGRHLLLYQCGNSLLELGCFTLDVKTFQLERVCVSRLIPAESRAYCNFPPSLLLSPKVSSGKLSLGC